A window of the Macaca nemestrina isolate mMacNem1 chromosome X, mMacNem.hap1, whole genome shotgun sequence genome harbors these coding sequences:
- the LOC105499751 gene encoding solute carrier family 25 member 53-like — MGEQNHSPRKELQHRTRAEAPGKKSWHSQAYALGAVSNSMSTFLTFPIYKFVFRQQIHAMAVSEAVRQLWHEGPQYFYWGTYPPLLSKTLQRTLLFGTYDSLLCFLSPVGPHTLGHHWVAGVMSGLVEAVALSPFERVQNVLQDGHKQARFPSSFNILEEFNSYGLWGQLSRGYYRGFWPVLARNSLGSALYFSFKHPIQDGLAEQGLPHWVPALLSGSVNETITCLVLYPLIVLVGNMQSHIGWQSMPSLWVSAQDVWDTWGQKLLLILLIYGGGFLVILRSRVTWGLTTAIHEYL, encoded by the coding sequence ATGGGGGAGCAGAACCACTCTCCCAGGAAGGAGCTTCAGCACAGGACACGTGCAGAGGCTCCAGGAAAGAAAAGCTGGCATTCCCAGGCCTATGCCCTTGGGGCCGTTTCCAACTCTATGTCTACTTTTCTGACCTTTCCTATCTATAAGTTTGTGTTCCGGCAACAGATCCATGCCATGGCAGTGTCAGAGGCTGTGAGACAGCTTTGGCACGAAGGTCCTCAATACTTCTACTGGGGAACCTaccctcctcttctctccaagACGTTGCAAAGGACTCTTCTGTTTGGGACTTATGATAGCCTGCTGtgctttctctctcctgttgGGCCACATACCCTGGGACACCACTGGGTTGCAGGGGTCATGTCTGGCCTGGTGGAGGCTGTGGCACTCAGCCCCTTTGAAAGGGTGCAAAATGTACTCCAGGATGGTCACAAGCAAGCTCGCTTCCCCAGCAGcttcaacattcttgaagaattCAATTCTTATGGGCTTTGGGGGCAGCTGTCACGGGGCTACTACCGTGGTTTCTGGCCTGTCCTGGCCAGGAACAGCCTGGGGAGTgctctatatttttctttcaagcaCCCCATCCAGGATGGCCTGGCAGAGCAAGGCCTGCCCCATTGGGTTCCTGCCTTGTTGTCTGGTAGTGTCAATGAAACAATCACCTGCCTAGTTCTGTATCCTCTGATTGTGCTGGTTGGTAATATGCAGTCCCATATTGGATGGCAGAGCATGCCAAGCCTGTGGGTCTCTGCCCAGGATGTGTGGGACACTTGGGGCCAAAAGCTACTCCTGATCCTCCTGATCTACGGTGGAGGCTTCCTGGTCATCCTAAGGTCCAGGGTGACATGGGGCCTCACTACAGCAATCCATGAGTATCTGTAG